One region of Duncaniella freteri genomic DNA includes:
- a CDS encoding RNA polymerase sigma factor, with protein sequence MSTSGEKESRFMAIVSDNRPMIYKVCYMYASDPEELNDLYQEVLANLWQGLDSYRGDSRMSTWIYRVAFNTCVTYIRHNAKHGNGRVALDDVTDVQWEDSGRGEKLRHMYRLISCLDKMDKAIILMWLDEKSYEEISELTGLPRNTVATRLYRIKQRLTERNKDE encoded by the coding sequence ATGTCAACATCCGGCGAAAAAGAGTCTCGATTCATGGCGATTGTCAGTGACAACCGCCCGATGATCTATAAGGTGTGCTATATGTATGCCTCGGACCCGGAGGAGCTTAACGACCTGTATCAGGAAGTGCTCGCCAATCTGTGGCAGGGACTTGACAGTTATCGCGGGGATTCGCGCATGTCGACATGGATATATCGTGTGGCGTTCAACACGTGTGTCACATATATACGCCATAACGCCAAGCATGGCAATGGCCGTGTGGCACTCGATGATGTCACGGATGTGCAGTGGGAGGACAGCGGCCGCGGCGAGAAGCTCAGGCATATGTACCGTCTTATCTCATGTCTTGACAAGATGGATAAGGCTATCATACTTATGTGGCTTGACGAGAAGAGCTATGAGGAGATATCGGAGCTTACGGGGCTGCCGCGCAATACGGTGGCTACGCGTCTTTACCGTATAAAACAGAGATTGACCGAACGAAACAAAGATGAATGA
- the pyrB gene encoding aspartate carbamoyltransferase: MNTKSLVSISDLSREEILSLLDTARKFEEKPNRRLLEGKVVATLFFEPSTRTRLSFETAVNRLGGRVIGFSDASNTSTSKGETLKDTIKMVSNYADLIVMRHFLEGAALYATEVSDVPIINAGDGAHQHPSQTMLDLYSIYKTQGTLENLTITLVGDLKYGRTVHSLIMAMKYFNPTFRFVACKELDMPEEYKAFCRENGIRYTEHTDFSPEVINTSDIIYMTRVQRERFADIMEYERVKDLYNLNNAMLADARDNLRILHPLPRVNEIAQDVDDNPKAYYFEQARNGLYARQAIICRSLGIEVND, translated from the coding sequence ATGAATACCAAAAGTCTTGTGTCAATCAGCGACTTAAGTCGTGAGGAGATACTTAGTCTGCTCGACACCGCCAGAAAGTTTGAGGAGAAGCCCAACCGCCGTCTCCTTGAAGGCAAAGTAGTGGCGACACTCTTTTTTGAGCCGTCGACCCGCACTCGCCTGAGTTTTGAGACCGCAGTCAACCGCTTGGGCGGGCGTGTGATAGGATTCTCCGATGCATCCAATACATCAACATCCAAGGGTGAGACCCTGAAGGACACCATAAAGATGGTGAGCAATTATGCGGACCTCATAGTGATGCGCCATTTTCTTGAGGGGGCTGCGCTGTATGCCACAGAGGTCTCCGATGTGCCTATAATCAATGCCGGTGACGGAGCTCACCAGCATCCGTCGCAGACGATGCTCGACCTGTACTCGATCTACAAGACCCAGGGCACACTTGAGAATCTTACCATAACTCTTGTGGGTGACCTTAAGTACGGGCGCACCGTGCATTCGCTCATAATGGCGATGAAGTACTTCAATCCCACATTCCGGTTTGTTGCCTGCAAGGAGCTCGATATGCCAGAGGAATACAAGGCGTTCTGCCGTGAGAATGGCATACGATATACGGAACATACCGATTTTTCGCCAGAGGTGATCAATACCAGCGATATCATATATATGACCAGGGTTCAGAGAGAGCGTTTCGCTGACATCATGGAGTATGAGCGTGTGAAGGATCTCTATAACCTTAACAATGCCATGCTTGCTGATGCCCGCGACAATCTGCGCATACTCCATCCGCTTCCGCGCGTCAATGAGATAGCGCAGGATGTGGATGACAATCCCAAGGCTTATTATTTCGAGCAGGCGCGTAACGGACTGTATGCCCGCCAGGCTATAATATGCCGCTCGCTGGGTATCGAAGTTAACGACTAA
- the pyrI gene encoding aspartate carbamoyltransferase regulatory subunit: MTNISKAELAVAALRNGTVIDHIPSEVLFKAVKILGIEHVRSAVTIGNNLESKKLGHKGIIKVADVYFPEATLNRIALIAPSAVVNIIRDYEVVEKYPVTLPDTILGLVKCGNPKCITNNEPMRTRFHVVDREDVTISCHYCSHTVKSADAQIIQI; this comes from the coding sequence ATGACCAATATATCAAAAGCCGAGCTCGCTGTGGCTGCATTGCGCAACGGTACTGTGATAGACCATATCCCTTCGGAGGTCCTGTTCAAAGCTGTAAAAATATTAGGCATCGAGCATGTGAGGTCGGCAGTGACCATAGGGAACAACCTTGAGAGCAAGAAGCTTGGGCATAAAGGGATCATAAAGGTAGCCGATGTGTATTTCCCTGAGGCTACGCTCAACCGTATAGCCCTGATAGCCCCTTCGGCGGTGGTGAACATCATAAGGGATTATGAGGTGGTGGAGAAGTATCCCGTGACTCTTCCCGACACGATCCTCGGACTGGTGAAGTGCGGCAATCCCAAATGCATCACAAATAATGAGCCGATGCGCACACGTTTTCATGTGGTAGACCGCGAGGATGTGACCATCTCGTGCCATTATTGTTCGCATACTGTAAAGAGTGCGGATGCACAGATAATACAGATATAA
- the glyA gene encoding serine hydroxymethyltransferase, giving the protein MTRDNAIFEIIEREHQRQKKGIELIASENFVSDQVMQAMGSCLTNKYAEGYPGHRYYGGCEVVDEAETLAIERLKQLFGAEWANVQPHSGAQANMAVFMACLKPGDKFLGLNLSHGGHLSHGSPVNFSGLMFQALEYNVDAETGRVDYEQMEEVARRERPRLIVGGASAYSREWDYARMRRLADEIGAIFMVDMAHPAGLIAAGILDNPVKYAHIVTSTTHKTLRGPRGGVIMMGKDFENPWGKTTPKGVVRMMSSLLDSAVFPGVQGGPLEHVIAAKAVAFGEALQPEFKEYQMQVKKNASALASALVSMGYNIVSGGTDNHCILVDLRSKFPDLTGKVAEKALVEADITANKNMVPFDSRSPFQTSGIRLGTPAITTRGAKEPLMGEIAEMIDTVLRTPADADTIAAVRAKVNAVMADYPMFAY; this is encoded by the coding sequence ATGACAAGAGACAACGCCATCTTCGAGATCATCGAACGTGAACATCAGCGACAGAAAAAAGGCATAGAGCTGATTGCCTCAGAGAATTTCGTCAGTGACCAAGTGATGCAGGCTATGGGGTCGTGCCTCACCAACAAGTATGCAGAAGGCTATCCCGGGCACCGTTACTATGGCGGCTGCGAGGTGGTTGACGAGGCAGAGACTCTGGCTATAGAGAGGCTTAAGCAGCTTTTTGGAGCGGAGTGGGCCAACGTGCAGCCTCATTCGGGAGCGCAGGCCAATATGGCTGTGTTCATGGCATGCCTGAAGCCCGGCGACAAGTTCCTCGGCCTCAACCTGAGCCATGGCGGTCACCTGAGCCACGGAAGCCCTGTGAATTTCTCCGGACTGATGTTCCAGGCTCTTGAGTATAACGTAGATGCCGAGACCGGACGTGTGGACTATGAGCAGATGGAGGAGGTAGCCCGCAGGGAACGTCCCCGTCTGATAGTGGGCGGAGCAAGTGCCTACAGCCGTGAGTGGGATTACGCACGCATGCGTCGTCTCGCCGATGAGATCGGTGCCATCTTTATGGTGGATATGGCTCACCCTGCCGGACTCATTGCCGCAGGTATTCTTGACAATCCTGTGAAGTATGCCCACATTGTGACATCCACGACCCACAAGACTCTTCGCGGTCCGCGCGGGGGTGTGATCATGATGGGCAAGGATTTCGAGAACCCATGGGGCAAGACCACTCCCAAGGGTGTGGTGAGGATGATGTCGTCGCTGCTTGACTCGGCTGTGTTCCCGGGTGTTCAGGGCGGACCTCTTGAGCATGTCATCGCAGCCAAGGCTGTCGCTTTCGGCGAGGCTCTTCAGCCGGAGTTCAAGGAGTATCAGATGCAGGTGAAGAAGAATGCATCGGCTCTGGCGTCGGCACTTGTGTCGATGGGGTACAATATAGTGTCGGGCGGTACAGATAACCATTGCATCCTTGTGGACCTCCGTTCGAAGTTCCCTGATCTTACCGGCAAGGTTGCCGAGAAGGCTCTTGTGGAGGCTGACATCACTGCCAATAAGAATATGGTGCCTTTTGACAGCCGCTCGCCTTTCCAGACATCGGGCATACGACTTGGCACACCGGCTATCACCACCCGCGGCGCGAAGGAGCCTCTCATGGGTGAGATCGCCGAGATGATCGATACAGTGCTCCGTACGCCTGCCGATGCTGACACTATTGCTGCCGTGCGCGCGAAGGTGAATGCTGTAATGGCTGACTATCCGATGTTTGCATACTAA
- a CDS encoding ABC transporter ATP-binding protein, whose translation MDILQVRNVSKSYSSHLALDDVSISVPEGKVYGLLGPNGAGKTTLIRIINHITAPDKGCVMFQGHRLTEDDVRHIGYLPEERGLYKKMKVGEQAMFFARLKGLSRSDASRELRKWFEKFDILSWWDKRVEELSKGMAQKVQFIVTVLHRPALLIFDEPFSGFDPINAGLLKKEILDLRDQGSTVIFSTHNMSSVEEICDNITLINKSRNILSGNVEELRRQYFGNRYDITFTGDCDSLTSGLSAIAHSFHMSPPDGQGRSRISLQLADTASLRDMISIANDTVTIAAIHESLASMNDIFIRAVSSDAEPMGIDQA comes from the coding sequence ATGGATATATTACAGGTCAGGAATGTCAGTAAATCATACTCTTCCCATCTCGCGCTTGATGATGTGAGCATCAGTGTCCCCGAAGGGAAAGTCTACGGGCTTCTCGGACCGAACGGAGCAGGAAAGACCACCCTCATACGCATCATCAACCACATCACCGCCCCCGACAAGGGATGCGTCATGTTCCAGGGACACCGGCTCACCGAGGACGATGTACGTCACATCGGCTACCTCCCCGAAGAACGCGGGCTGTATAAGAAGATGAAAGTGGGCGAACAAGCAATGTTCTTTGCACGCCTCAAAGGGCTGTCACGATCGGACGCCTCAAGAGAACTCCGCAAATGGTTCGAGAAATTCGACATCCTTTCATGGTGGGACAAACGCGTGGAGGAGCTCTCTAAAGGCATGGCACAGAAAGTACAGTTCATCGTCACTGTGCTCCACCGTCCCGCACTGCTCATATTCGACGAGCCCTTCTCGGGATTCGACCCCATCAACGCCGGATTGCTCAAAAAAGAAATCCTTGACCTGCGCGACCAGGGTTCAACCGTCATCTTCTCTACCCACAACATGTCGTCGGTCGAAGAGATATGCGATAACATCACTCTCATAAACAAAAGTCGGAACATCCTTAGCGGAAATGTCGAAGAGCTGCGCCGGCAATACTTCGGCAACCGCTACGACATCACATTTACCGGCGACTGCGACAGCCTGACATCAGGATTGAGTGCCATAGCCCACTCATTCCACATGTCACCACCCGACGGACAGGGACGCTCCAGAATCTCCCTGCAACTTGCCGACACAGCATCTCTCCGGGACATGATATCCATAGCCAACGACACTGTCACAATAGCTGCGATCCACGAAAGCCTCGCATCCATGAACGACATCTTCATCCGTGCAGTAAGCTCGGATGCCGAGCCAATGGGCATTGACCAGGCATGA
- a CDS encoding acid phosphatase, translated as MKNLHVSTLRNATCIICLAVATLFSSAQDAVPAKKIKDHRTNPELFFLQEGDVPNSYLLLPPPPDGASITFLNDQARYTWGKTMRNTPRGDQAVTDARVDGNGVPEAFSEAFGVEIDENTPEILKLVIGMREDAGDLGTREAKNYYNRQRPFSFYDEDTCNPEQQEELSTNGSYPSGHTSIGWATALVLAEINPERQNEILKRGYEMGESRVICGYHFQSDVDAGRITGAVTVARLHADPAFQEQLSKAKAEFSRLKKQGKVAKGTPVPTKTTTD; from the coding sequence ATGAAGAATCTACATGTTTCAACTCTCCGCAACGCCACATGCATCATATGCCTCGCCGTTGCCACCCTCTTTTCATCTGCACAGGACGCAGTACCTGCCAAAAAGATCAAAGACCACCGCACCAACCCCGAACTCTTTTTCCTTCAGGAAGGAGATGTCCCCAACAGCTACCTGTTGCTGCCTCCCCCGCCTGACGGTGCATCAATCACATTCCTCAATGACCAGGCTCGCTACACATGGGGCAAAACCATGCGCAACACCCCCCGGGGCGACCAGGCAGTCACCGATGCACGCGTTGATGGCAACGGCGTACCCGAAGCCTTCTCTGAAGCTTTCGGAGTGGAAATCGACGAGAACACACCCGAAATCCTGAAGCTCGTTATCGGAATGCGCGAAGATGCCGGCGACCTCGGCACCCGTGAGGCAAAAAACTACTACAACCGTCAGCGGCCATTCTCCTTCTACGATGAGGACACCTGCAACCCCGAGCAGCAGGAAGAGCTATCAACCAACGGCTCCTACCCTTCAGGACACACATCCATCGGATGGGCTACAGCCTTGGTCCTCGCCGAAATCAATCCCGAACGTCAGAACGAGATACTCAAACGCGGATATGAAATGGGCGAAAGCCGCGTGATATGCGGCTACCACTTCCAGAGCGACGTCGATGCCGGACGCATCACAGGAGCAGTCACAGTCGCACGCCTCCACGCCGATCCCGCCTTCCAGGAACAGCTCAGTAAAGCCAAAGCCGAATTCAGCCGGCTGAAGAAGCAAGGCAAAGTGGCAAAAGGCACCCCGGTCCCAACAAAGACCACCACCGACTGA
- a CDS encoding porin, producing MKNIILALTAAAISILPATAADDDDAPKFSVKPTGRILMDGAVYMGGNGNIQEDEDTRFVDGVAIPDLRLGVKASYGKWKAKVDVGFGYGKVGLKDTYLEYDFNPSNLLRVGYFVPQWGLNSETSSSMKQTYEEPTSNEFFYANPRLLAAMWVYDKDRFFAGTSIFAEANAMTQNATAMGKQAWGAQTRLVWRPRHSDGDVFQIGSSFNYSTPTADDHSAFDYTANFPSRVSKVPVLSAGIDHARGLFKMTPELLFIKSNFALEAQYYYMNVARKDGFSNYTAQGAYGMVRTLLIGSQYTYSHADAGVATPAKGSLEFVLGYNYTNASDSKAGIMGGIMNDINCTFNYYINSWMLARLRYSYSTVRHRDVENLLPKRHVNILEARLQIIF from the coding sequence ATGAAAAATATCATACTGGCACTCACAGCTGCTGCAATAAGCATCCTTCCGGCAACCGCTGCTGACGATGACGACGCTCCTAAGTTCTCAGTGAAGCCCACTGGCAGAATCCTTATGGACGGAGCGGTATATATGGGTGGCAACGGAAACATCCAGGAGGATGAGGACACACGGTTTGTCGACGGCGTAGCGATACCCGACCTCCGTCTCGGAGTAAAGGCAAGCTACGGAAAATGGAAAGCCAAAGTCGATGTCGGATTCGGATACGGCAAAGTCGGGCTGAAAGACACATATCTTGAATACGACTTCAACCCCTCCAACCTCCTGCGCGTGGGATATTTCGTCCCGCAATGGGGACTCAACTCCGAGACGAGCTCATCTATGAAGCAGACCTATGAAGAGCCTACCTCCAATGAATTTTTCTATGCCAACCCCCGACTGCTCGCCGCCATGTGGGTCTACGACAAGGACCGGTTCTTCGCTGGCACAAGCATATTCGCCGAAGCAAATGCCATGACCCAGAACGCCACAGCCATGGGCAAGCAGGCATGGGGAGCGCAGACCCGACTCGTATGGCGTCCGCGACACAGCGACGGCGATGTATTCCAGATAGGCTCATCCTTCAATTACTCGACACCTACAGCCGACGACCATTCAGCATTTGATTACACCGCCAATTTTCCGAGCCGTGTATCCAAAGTACCGGTGCTCTCCGCAGGCATCGACCATGCACGAGGACTCTTCAAGATGACACCTGAACTGCTCTTCATCAAGAGCAATTTCGCCCTCGAAGCCCAATACTACTACATGAACGTCGCCCGCAAGGACGGTTTCAGCAACTACACAGCTCAAGGTGCCTACGGAATGGTGCGCACTCTGCTTATAGGGTCGCAATACACCTATTCTCATGCCGATGCCGGAGTAGCCACACCGGCAAAAGGCTCTCTTGAATTTGTGCTCGGCTACAACTACACCAATGCCTCCGACTCCAAAGCAGGCATAATGGGCGGCATAATGAACGACATCAACTGCACATTCAATTACTACATAAATTCATGGATGCTGGCACGCCTGCGCTACTCCTACAGCACCGTACGCCACCGCGACGTCGAAAACCTCCTCCCAAAACGTCACGTCAACATCCTTGAAGCACGCCTGCAAATCATATTCTGA
- a CDS encoding flavin reductase family protein, with product MKVSWKPGTMIYPLPAVLVSCGTMEHSNILTVAWTGTLCTNPPMCYISVRPERHSYPLIRENMEFTINLTTSSMARATDWAGVRSGADYDKWEETGLTPEPGVKVSCPSIAESPLSIECRVKEVVHLGSHDMFVADVVNVLADEKFMDPSTGAFDLAAAGLLNYSHGQYFEQGAPIGRFGWSVKKK from the coding sequence GTGAAAGTATCCTGGAAACCAGGCACAATGATATATCCGCTGCCTGCGGTGCTGGTGAGCTGTGGCACTATGGAACACAGCAATATCCTCACTGTGGCATGGACCGGGACATTGTGTACGAATCCTCCGATGTGTTATATATCGGTGCGTCCGGAGCGTCATTCCTATCCTCTCATCAGGGAGAATATGGAGTTTACCATCAATCTCACAACTTCGTCAATGGCCCGGGCCACGGACTGGGCCGGGGTGAGGTCGGGTGCCGATTATGACAAGTGGGAAGAGACAGGGCTTACGCCTGAGCCCGGGGTGAAGGTGTCGTGCCCTTCGATAGCGGAATCCCCCCTGTCGATAGAGTGCCGGGTCAAGGAGGTGGTGCATCTCGGAAGCCATGACATGTTTGTCGCGGACGTGGTGAACGTGCTTGCCGACGAGAAGTTTATGGACCCGTCCACCGGAGCATTCGATCTTGCCGCCGCAGGTCTGCTCAACTATTCCCATGGTCAATATTTTGAGCAGGGGGCACCGATAGGCCGTTTCGGCTGGTCGGTAAAGAAGAAATAA
- a CDS encoding alpha/beta hydrolase codes for MKIILILVLLIQCVLPMRGAVKSVWQQDVLGDGYEMRYVDQGSDYSGAVVSTIVRKCVPDTSAERRRGVLYVHGFNDYFFNADMGDRFVAQGYDFYAVDLRKYGRSVMKGQRMFEMRDVSEYFADIDSALSVMRRSGVDEIALMGHSTGGLITACFMASNPGAKVDALVLNSPFLDWNLGWKERLVPLISWLGGIVPDMPVAQGESTAYAESLLKEHHGDWSYDTRWKLSQSPDVTAGWVRAIDRAQKSLRDGKADIKVPILLMYSSESVNGDEWTPAHNRADGVLDVNDIRRYGRMLGPDVTCLRVDGGLHDLMLSNQRLLSVLYPRIFSWLGKELPK; via the coding sequence ATGAAAATAATTCTGATACTCGTTCTGCTTATTCAATGTGTGCTGCCGATGAGGGGTGCTGTGAAGTCCGTGTGGCAGCAGGATGTGTTGGGTGACGGCTATGAGATGCGTTATGTGGATCAGGGGTCGGACTATTCGGGAGCGGTGGTGTCGACGATAGTGCGTAAGTGTGTGCCTGATACGTCGGCTGAGAGACGGCGTGGCGTATTGTATGTGCACGGGTTCAACGATTATTTCTTTAATGCGGATATGGGTGACAGGTTTGTTGCCCAGGGCTATGATTTTTATGCCGTTGATCTGCGGAAATACGGACGGTCGGTAATGAAGGGGCAGAGGATGTTTGAGATGCGTGATGTGAGTGAATATTTTGCCGATATAGATTCTGCACTTAGTGTGATGAGGAGGTCTGGGGTTGACGAGATAGCACTTATGGGACATTCCACAGGAGGGTTGATCACTGCCTGCTTCATGGCATCGAATCCGGGAGCCAAGGTGGATGCGCTTGTGCTCAACAGTCCTTTCCTCGACTGGAATCTCGGATGGAAGGAGAGACTTGTGCCACTGATCTCGTGGCTCGGTGGCATTGTTCCGGATATGCCTGTGGCGCAGGGGGAGTCAACTGCCTATGCGGAGAGTCTGCTAAAGGAGCATCATGGTGACTGGAGCTATGACACGAGATGGAAGCTGTCGCAGTCGCCTGATGTCACGGCGGGATGGGTGAGGGCTATCGACAGGGCGCAGAAGTCATTGCGTGACGGTAAAGCGGATATCAAGGTGCCTATATTGCTGATGTATTCGTCGGAGAGCGTGAACGGTGACGAATGGACTCCAGCCCATAATCGTGCGGACGGTGTCCTTGATGTCAATGACATACGCCGCTACGGACGAATGCTGGGGCCGGATGTCACTTGCCTGAGGGTGGATGGCGGGCTGCATGATCTGATGTTGTCGAATCAGAGGCTTCTGTCGGTCCTGTATCCGCGCATATTCTCATGGCTCGGCAAGGAGTTGCCGAAATGA
- a CDS encoding ABC transporter permease: protein MSKIGIVIEREYLERVKKKSFIFTTLLMPVLMLALMAMPALIMNYVDSSVTSVLVIDNNGLIAPKLTDTPEIRFTDNSSLTIDSALTRTDVDAVLVIPHNIISSRRSSLQLFSNGPSSYTAENAITSQINKIVENERLKQHNIADLDSILADVNSSVAISTVRNDRDSEDSEILSSGVSYGIGIGMSFVLYMFLLIYGQMVMTSIIEEKSNRVLEVVVSSVKPMQLMMGKIIGVALVAVTQMILWGILLVIMSAWVLPAIIPAESMADITALRAGNLEAVSTTGSIDMINVLASLTQAGNILGLIGMMTVFLVLGFLIYSSIFAAIGSAVDNIQDASQMTSFALFPIIFGLIFALIAAADPMGSIAFWASLFPLTAPMVMVARIPFDIPAWEIWLSLSLLLLSFIAMVWIAGKIYRIGIFMYGKKPSLKEIIRWISYK from the coding sequence ATGTCGAAGATAGGAATCGTAATCGAACGCGAATACCTCGAACGCGTCAAAAAGAAAAGCTTCATATTCACCACCCTTCTCATGCCGGTGCTCATGCTCGCACTTATGGCAATGCCGGCGCTGATCATGAACTACGTCGACAGCAGCGTCACATCCGTGCTCGTGATCGACAACAACGGACTCATCGCCCCGAAACTGACCGACACCCCAGAAATCCGGTTCACAGACAACAGCTCACTGACCATCGACTCCGCACTGACGCGCACCGATGTCGATGCCGTGCTCGTGATACCTCACAACATAATCTCATCCCGCCGCAGCTCACTACAGCTGTTCAGCAACGGACCGTCATCCTACACCGCTGAGAACGCCATCACCTCACAGATCAACAAGATCGTCGAAAACGAACGCCTCAAACAGCACAACATAGCCGACCTCGACAGCATCCTTGCCGACGTCAACTCATCAGTCGCCATAAGCACCGTCCGCAACGACCGTGACAGCGAGGACAGCGAGATACTCTCCTCAGGCGTAAGCTACGGCATCGGCATCGGCATGTCATTCGTCCTATACATGTTCCTGCTCATATACGGACAGATGGTGATGACATCCATCATAGAAGAGAAAAGCAACCGGGTCCTCGAAGTGGTGGTATCCTCCGTAAAACCCATGCAGCTCATGATGGGTAAAATCATCGGAGTGGCACTCGTCGCAGTGACCCAGATGATACTCTGGGGCATACTGCTCGTCATAATGTCAGCATGGGTGCTCCCGGCGATAATCCCGGCAGAATCAATGGCTGACATAACCGCCCTCCGGGCAGGCAACCTCGAAGCAGTCAGCACAACCGGCTCCATTGATATGATCAACGTCCTCGCATCGCTCACCCAGGCAGGCAACATACTCGGGCTTATAGGGATGATGACAGTATTCCTCGTGCTCGGGTTCCTCATCTACTCATCTATTTTTGCCGCCATCGGATCAGCGGTCGACAACATCCAGGACGCATCCCAGATGACATCATTTGCGTTATTCCCCATAATCTTCGGACTCATTTTCGCCCTTATAGCTGCAGCCGACCCCATGGGAAGCATCGCATTCTGGGCATCGCTGTTCCCACTCACCGCCCCAATGGTGATGGTAGCGCGCATCCCCTTCGACATCCCCGCATGGGAGATATGGCTGTCACTCTCACTGCTGCTCCTGAGCTTCATTGCCATGGTATGGATAGCCGGAAAGATCTACCGCATCGGCATATTCATGTACGGAAAGAAACCATCCCTCAAGGAAATAATCCGATGGATTTCCTATAAATAG